The following are encoded in a window of Pseudomonas graminis genomic DNA:
- the secE gene encoding preprotein translocase subunit SecE — translation MNPKAEAQDSRFDLVKWLVVVLLVVVGVVGNQYYSAQPILYRVLALLVIAAVAAYVALQTGKGKAFFVLAKEARAEIRKVVWPTRQETTQTTLIVVAVVLVMALLLWGLDSLLGWLVSLIVG, via the coding sequence ATGAATCCAAAGGCTGAAGCCCAAGACTCCCGTTTTGATCTCGTGAAGTGGCTTGTAGTAGTGCTTCTGGTAGTCGTGGGTGTCGTTGGAAATCAATACTACTCCGCGCAGCCAATCCTGTATCGCGTTCTTGCCCTGCTTGTGATCGCCGCCGTGGCAGCCTATGTGGCTCTGCAGACGGGGAAGGGTAAGGCTTTCTTTGTTTTGGCCAAAGAAGCTCGCGCTGAGATTCGTAAAGTCGTGTGGCCTACGCGTCAAGAGACTACCCAGACCACTTTGATCGTGGTTGCAGTGGTTCTCGTCATGGCGCTGCTGTTGTGGGGTTTAGATTCCCTGCTCGGCTGGCTTGTTTCCTTGATTGTCGGCTAA
- the birA gene encoding bifunctional biotin--[acetyl-CoA-carboxylase] ligase/biotin operon repressor BirA yields the protein MHTLLKLLEDGAFHSGEDLGLALGVSRSAVWKKLQQVQADLGIEVYKVRGRGYRLASPLSLLDDEALRREHMGLGWACRIHETIDSTNAEAMRVANSDAELPCLVLAEQQTAGRGRRGRHWVSPFAENLYYSLALRMDGGTRRLDGLSLLVGLAVVDTLRELGIDTAGLKWPNDILVGGKKLAGVLLEITGDPANVCHVIIGIGINVNMRESSNVDQPWTSLALELGLVQDRNKVACALSRNLSAYLAGHQEKGFAAYRRDWEEKHLWQGLVVALTAGATITQGVVLGVGDDGALRLKVGGREEHFSGGEVSLRLQGN from the coding sequence ATGCATACATTGCTAAAGCTACTTGAAGACGGGGCGTTTCACTCCGGTGAGGATCTGGGGCTTGCGCTGGGTGTCAGCCGGAGTGCCGTCTGGAAGAAGCTACAGCAGGTCCAGGCTGACCTGGGTATAGAGGTTTACAAGGTGCGCGGTCGTGGCTACCGGTTGGCCTCGCCGCTGTCATTGTTGGATGATGAGGCTCTGCGTCGTGAGCATATGGGGTTGGGCTGGGCGTGCAGGATTCACGAAACGATCGACTCAACTAATGCTGAAGCCATGCGAGTGGCCAATTCAGACGCTGAACTTCCTTGCTTGGTTCTCGCAGAGCAGCAGACGGCTGGTCGCGGCAGGCGTGGCCGTCATTGGGTAAGTCCTTTTGCTGAAAATCTCTACTACAGCCTCGCCTTGCGTATGGATGGCGGGACGCGTCGCCTGGATGGCCTGAGTCTTCTAGTAGGACTTGCTGTGGTAGATACGCTTAGAGAGCTCGGTATCGATACTGCGGGGCTGAAATGGCCCAATGACATTCTGGTCGGCGGTAAGAAACTTGCTGGAGTGCTGCTTGAGATAACCGGCGATCCTGCCAATGTATGTCATGTGATAATTGGTATCGGCATCAACGTCAATATGCGTGAATCCAGTAACGTAGACCAGCCTTGGACTTCATTGGCTCTGGAGTTGGGGCTCGTCCAGGACCGGAACAAGGTTGCTTGCGCGCTAAGTCGGAATCTCAGCGCATATCTCGCTGGTCATCAGGAAAAGGGCTTCGCGGCCTACCGGAGAGATTGGGAGGAGAAGCACTTGTGGCAAGGGCTTGTGGTCGCTCTCACTGCGGGAGCGACGATCACTCAGGGTGTTGTCCTGGGGGTTGGTGATGACGGGGCGCTAAGGCTGAAGGTAGGTGGTCGTGAGGAGCACTTCAGCGGGGGGGAGGTGAGTCTGAGGCTTCAGGGGAATTAG